CCTCCATGGAGGAGACGCCCACGTAGACGCGCCCGTCGTGGACGATGGGCGACTGGGTGATGACGGCCGCCGGATGCGGATCCACCTGCGTCTTCCACAGTAGCTCGCCGCTGTGCTTGTCGAGCGCGATGAGATGGCCGCCCTGCTGCGAGCCGAGGATGAGCCGGTTGCCCACCACCGCGGGCGTCACGCGCGAGACGGAGTCCGGCACGCCCGTGTACTCGGAGATGGCGTGGGACCAGAGGACGCGCCCCGAGCGCGCCTCCAGCTTCCACAGCTTGCCGCCCCAGTCGGGGAAGTAGACGGCGCCAGCCTCCACCGCCGGAGTGGCCGAGATGGAGCCCGCCGCCGAGAAGACCCAGCGGGGCTTCAGGCCCGGCACGTTCCGCCGGCTCAGCACGCGCTCCGACTCCTGGTGGCGCGTGTTGGACAGGTTGAGCCCCGCCAACGTCCACTCCGCCGGTTTCGCACCGGGCTCGCACGCCAGCACCGCGACGAGACCCAACACCAACGACATCCCCCTTCGAAACACTCTTCCCTGCATGCTTCCTCTCTCGACACACGGCTCCATTTGAAGCGCGAGGCAATGTGACCGGGAGGTAGCTGGATTTCAACCAGGCCCGAGCGGTTGGAGAGAATCCACTTCTACGTACGTAGAAGTGGAAGTGAAGAGGGCCGCCGCGGAGGCGATGGCCCGGCGGGCCACCCGGCCCTCAGGGGAGGTCAGCTCACTGAGCGTACGAGCTTGGGCTGGAGACCATCCATGAGCGCCTCCACGAGCCGCTCCATGTCATCCATGGGGACGCCCTGGATGGTGAGCAGCGTCTTGCCTCCCTGGACGCTCGTCTTGAGTTGCACGCGCGCGCCCTGGGCGAAGTGCCGCGAGAAACTCTCCCGCATGAAGTCCACGCGGGCCGCGTCTGGCGGAGGCATGGACGGCCTCGACGGCTTGCGCTTGTGCTTCACCGCGCTGAGCAGTTCCTCCAGGTTGCACTCGGCGAAGGGCTTGGACACCACGGTACCGCCCTCCTGGGGGACGTCAACGGGCATGGCGCCCACGTCACCGGCCGCGAGCGCGAGGTCCGCCGCCTTCGCGTAGGTGCTCAGCGAGGCCAGTTTCGCCACCCCGTACGCCTTGCAGGCCTCCTCGGTGAACTGCCGCGCCACGGCGCCGTAGCGGCTCAGGGTCGACTGCGCCAGCTCCTTGAAATTCTGGCTGAAGAACTGCTGGGCGCTGGTGTACCCATTCTTCTCCGCCAGCCTGTTGCTCACGGTGTGGTTGTAGAGTCGGCCGATGGCATGGTGCCCGGCGTTGCCCTCGGTCAGGTGGGCGCGGATGGAATCGCGCACCTGGACAAGCGTCAGCCCGGACAGGGTGTCACTCTCGTTCATCTCACTCATGGTTGCTCCCCTCGGTATGAGGTCAGCCACGTGAATCGCGGCTGGCCCCCAGGAGCAGCAAGGCCCAGGCCATGAGCAGGGCCCGTGAACTCGCGGGCTTGCACGAGGCAGCGAGCGCGGAAGGTCTCCATTCGCGATGGGCAGTCCATGCGCTGAGACAGACAGCCCCCTCTCATCCACTTCCACGTGCGTAGAAGTGAAACGGGGGGGTCAGGATTTCGCGCGCGCGCCGTCTCTCTTCCCAGAGCGATTCGAGGGAGACCTCGGGCGCTCCGATGAGGCCCGTTCCGCCCGGGGCGGCGGCGGTCTGCAAAACCGTTGTAGCCGGGTTCGACTCCCGGACGGGCCTCCACCTTCTTCATGCACGACGAGGCCCCGGCCCTTCGACTCGCCGGAGCCCCGCGAGGCCGCCACGTCCCGTGGCTACTGCTGCTGCTCTTGCGGCAGCTGCCCGTCCTGGCCGCTCAGGTCCTGACTGCCGCCCGTGCCCTGCTGCGGATTCCGGCTCGTCACGTCCACGCGCAGCGCCGTCGGCTCACCGCCCACGTCCTGGTACGAGGCGCGCACCTGGCTGCCCTCGGCGATGTCCGCGCTGGAGGCCTGGCGCCCATCCACCAGCACCTGCGTCTGCGCGTTGAGCTGCAGGCGGATCTGCGGCTGCCCCGCTCCGCCCGCGCTGCTCAGCAGCAGCTCATCCGGGCTCGCGCTCATCACCCGGCCCGTCACCAGCTGCTGCAGCTGCTGGCTTCCCTGCTGCTGGGCGCTCTGCTGCTGGGTGCGCGCCATCTGCTCCTGCTGCTGCGCGGCCTGCTGCTGCGCCTGCGCCAGCTCCTGCTGCTGCTGGCGCTGCGCCTCCAGCGCCTGCTGCTGGGACTGCTGGATCTCCGCCTGCGCCTGCGTCGCCTGATTGTTCGCCTGCTGCTGGGTGCGCTGGGCCTCCTGGAGCTCCTTCTGCGCCTTGGCCTCCGCCTCCTGCAGCTCCTGCCGGGCCTTCTCCACGTCCTGGCGTGCGTCGGCCACCTGCTTCTGCTCGTCAGCGGCGCGCTCCTGGACGTCCTGGGCCTGCTCCATCGCCTGCCGCGAGCGCTCCTGGGCCGCCTCCACCTGGGCGCGCGCGTCGTTCTGGTTGTCCTGCTGCTGTTGCTGCCCCTGCTGCTTGCAGCCGGCGGTGACTAGCAACGCGGCCACTCCGGCGGTCCACCACACCGAGCCCTTGAACATGGACCCCTCCTGTCAGTTACGAGACAGGCCAAAGATGGCGCCCATCGGCGCGACGCCAACCCGGAGTGCCCTCGGGGGGGGCTGCTCTGGCCGCCTGCCATCCGGACGTGGGATCAGGGGACGGCAACACCGGCCGTGAAACCCGGCGGCTGGGGCGCGAAAATTTTCGCGTCACCGGAAACCGAGCCCTAGCATACACGGTTTTCCGTTGGATTAGCGACGTTGACGGTAGGCCCTCTTCCCACACACGATTCGCGGCCAACGGCAGCCCGTACAGGGGGGCCGCTCCATCCGCAGCAACGTTGAGGTGAAGAGCGAATGACGCTGAAACAAGCGTTGATTTCGGGGTGCGCACTCGCACTCCTTTCCGTCGAAGCCAAGGCGCAGGAGCAGGGCGCGGCCGCCCCGCAGCCCGCGGCTCCGCAGCCGGCCACCACCGCGGCTCCGGCCCCGGCTCCGGCCAACACGCGCAAGGTTACCGGCAAGGTGCTGGATGCGCTGACGAACGATGGCCTGCCGCTCACGCGCGTCATCATCAAGGGCACCACCAAGGGCGTGGAGACGGAGCTGGACGGCTCCTTCAGCCTCGACATCCCCCAGGGCCCGGTCACGCTGCTCTTCTCCAGCCAGGACCACAAGGATCGCGAAGTCGTCGTCGGCGCCAACCGTGACACCGTGTCGGTGGCGCTGGACGCCACCTTCGTCGAGGAGATGGTGGTGGTGGGCCGCGCCAGCGAGCTGGCCCGCAAGCACCTGGCCAACTCGGTGGCCTCGGTGAACAACGAGGACCTCAACCGCGCTCCGGCCTCCACGGTGGATCAGGCCCTCCAGGGCAAGGTGGCCGGCGCCAACATCCAGAGCAACTCGGGTGCTCCGGGCGGCGGCATGCAGCTGAAGCTGCGCGGCGTGTCCACCGTCAACGGCTCCAGCGCGGTGCTCTACGTGGTGGACGGCGTCCTCATCAGCGACGTGGCCATCGCCTCGGGCGTCTACCAGCTGACCGAGTCGGTGCGTGGCTCCAACCCCTCGGCCACCCAGGACAACCAGGTCAACCGCATCGCGGACCTCAACCCCAACGACATCGAGAGCATCGAGGTCCTCAAGGGTGCGTCCGCGGCGGCCATCTACGGCTCCAAGGCCAGCAACGGCGTGGTCATCATCACCACGAAGAAGGGCAAGGCCGGCGCTCCCCGGGTGGACGTCACCCAGCGCGTGGGCATGTACTCGCTCTCCAACACCCTCGGCTCGCGCCCCTTCTCCTCGCGTGAGGAAGTGGTGGCGCGCTACGGCGAGAGCGTGGCGGCCCAGTACTGGACGGGCAAGACCTTCAACCAGGAGGCCCTGCTGGCCGGCCGCCGCGACGTCTCCTACGAGACGCTCGCCAGCGTGAGCGGCACCTCGGGTGACACCCGCTACTTCGCCTCCGCCATGGTGAAGGATGACAAGGGCATCATCCAGAACACCGGCTACCAGAAGCAGTCCTTCCGCCTCAACCTCGGGCAGAAGCTGGGCAGCGACATCGAGGTGAACGCCAGCGCCAACCTCGTCCACACCCTGGGCAACCGCGGCCTCACCAACAACGACAACACCAACATCACCTACTACATGGCGCTGGCGTCCACGCCCACCTTCGTGGACCTGAACGCCAACAGCGCCGGTGTCTTCCCGGCCAACCCCTTCGTCTCCAGCAAGGCCAACCCGCTGCAGACGGCCGCCCTCATGACGAACGATGAGGACGTGTGGCGCCTGCTCGGCTCGGCCGACGCGGTGTGGAACGCCTACAAGAGCGAGACGCAGAGCTTCAAGGTGCTCGCCAACCTCGGCGTGGACCGCTTCCAGCAGCAGAACAAGGTGTTCTCGCCCAGCACGCTCGCCTTCGAGCTCCCGCTGGACGGCCTGCCGGGCACCTCGCTGCTCGGCTCCAGCGAGGTCCTCAACATCAACACCGGCGTCAACCTGGTGCACAACTACAAGCCCGCCAGCGGCGCGGTGAACGCCACCACCTCGGCCGGCTTCCAGTACGAGCAGGGCGGCGTGGACTCGCTCTACGTGCGCAGCAGCGGGCAGATCGCCGACCAGCAGAACGTGAGCTCCGGCACGCAGCTGAGTGTGCGCCAGAACCGGCAGCTCGTGCGTGACCGCGGCTTCTACCTCCAGGAGGAGATGCTGCTCATGAACGAGCACCTCACCCTGGTGGGCGCGGTGCGCGGCGAGCAGAGCAGCGCCAACGGTGACCCCAACCAGCTCTTCTTCTTCCCCAAGCTGGCCACCGCCTACCGCTTCCAGCCCTTCCACCCGGCGGTGAACGAGTTCAAGGTGCGCCTGGCGTACGGTGAGACGGGCAACCGGCCCACCTACGGCCAGAAGTACCGCTCGCTGTCCTCCATCAACAACATCGAGGGCCTGCCGGCCATCCTCGGCACCGGCGTGGCCGGCTCGCCGACCATCCGCCCCGAGCGCCAGCGGGAGTTCGAGGCCGGTGTGGACACGATGCTCTTCAACGGCAACGCCGTGGTGGAGCTCTCCGTCTACCAGCGCAACATCTACGATCTGCTGCTGCCGCGCACCATCCCCGGCTCCACGGGCTTCACCACCGAGTTCACCAACGGTGGCGAGATGTTCAACCGGGGCGTGGAGGCGATGCTCCAGCTCACCCCGGTGCGCACCACCGACTGGGAGTGGACGTCCAACACCACCTTCACCCTCAACCGCAGCCAGGTCACCTCGCTGCCCGAGGGTGACGTGCCCATCCCCGTCTTCGGCACCAGCCTGGGCGAGTTCCGCCTCCAGGAGGGCGCCAGCGCCACGCAGATTGTCGGCGACGTGGTCGACGAGAACGGCAAGTCGGTGCTCAAGAAGATCGGCGACACGGAGCCGGACTTCCGCATGGGCTTCAGCAACACGGTGAAGTACCGCGACTTCAGCCTGTCCTTCCTGCTCGACTGGCAGCAGGGCAGCGACGTCATCAACCTCACCCGCTTCCTGTACGACGCCAACAAGAACTCGGTGGACTACACGACGCGCGGCGCCCAGCGCCAGAAGGACTGGGTGGCTGGCAATGCCGCCGTGTACGTGGAGGACGCCTCGTTCCTCAAGCTGCGCGAGGTGACGTTCAGCTACAACCTGCCCGCGTCCCTGCTCTCCAAGGCCCCCATGGTGAAGTCGGCCCGCCTCAACATCAGCGGCCGCAACCTGCTCACCTTCACCAACTACTCCGGCCTGGATCCCGAGGTGAGCAACTTCGGCAACCACCCCATCGCCCGCAACGTTGACGTGGCCCCCTTCCCGCCCAGCCGCAGCTTCTGGACGTCGCTCGATGTGGGGTTCTAGGACCATGAGGACTCGCAACAACATGAAGAACATGAAGAAGGTGGTCCTGGCGCTGTGCGCCACGGTGGGGCTTGGCGGGTGCGGTGACCTGACGGTCCCGGACCTCAACAACCCGAGCCTCGAGTCGTTCCAGGAGACCCCGACGCGCACGGCCGTCATCAACGCGTCCACCGGTCTGCTCATCGGCTCGCGTGCCGGCATGACCAACCAGAACGGCTACGTGGCCCTGACGGGCGTGCTCGGCCGCGAGGGCATCGTGCTGGACTCGGCGGACCCCCGCTACGTCGGCGAGATGCTGCAGGCGGCCTCGCTCAACGGCGGCAGCCCGGCCTTCGGCGGCAACTTCTGGAACAACCCCTACGCCAACATCCGCAACGCCAACACCCTCCTCAACGCCCTGGCGAAGGTGGACGGCGTCACGGAGGCCGAGAAGAACGCCATCCGCGGCTTCGCCAAGACGATCCAGGCGCTGGACTTCCTGGTCATCATCAACACCCGCGACACCCACGGCGCGCCCATCGACGTGAACCGCCCGTTCGGCGCCGACCTGGCTCCCATCGAGAGCAAGGAGAAGGTGCTGGCGCACATCGCCAATCTGCTCGACGAGGCCTATGCGGACCTGGCGGCCGGTGGCACGGCGTTCCCCTTCCCGCTGAGCAGCGGGTTCAAGGACTTCACCCCGCGGACGGACGGCAAGGTGATCGACATCACCGTGCCCAACTTCAGCAAGGTCAACCGCGCCCTCAAGGCCCGGGTGGACGTGTACCGCGAGCGCTGGACCGAGGCGCTGGTGGACCTGGAGGAGTCGTTCATCACCACCGCCCCCGGCAAGCTCGACCTGGGCGTCTACCACGCCTACAGCACCGGCTCCGGCGACGTGAAGAACACGCTCAACGGCCCCAACATCTTCGCCAACCCCATCCTCCTGCTGGATGCGCAGCGCAAGTCGGACGACACGCTGGATGAGCGCGTGGCGCGCAAGGTGAAGGACGCGGAGAACCCCGGCGAGCTGCCCGGAGTCATCGAGAAGTTCTCGAAGGGCTTCGCGGCGTACGAGTCGGACAGCGCTCCCATCCCCATCATCCGCAACGAGGAGCTCCTCTTGCTGCGCGCCGAGGCCAACATCCGGCTGGGGCTGTACGAGGCGGCCAAGACCGACCTCGACATCATCCGGGAGACCTCCGGTGGCCTGGACCCGCTCCCCGAGACGCTCGAGGGCGAGCAGGCCATCAACGAGCTGCTCTATCAGCGCCGCTTCTCGCTCCTCTTCGAGGGCGGGCACCGGTGGATCGACATGCGCCGCTACGGGAAGCTGGAGGAGCTCAAGCGCGAGGATCCCCCGGGCATGTCCTTCAACGTCCACCCGCGCTTCCCCATCCCGACGACGGAGTTCGTGGGCCGGCCGACGCCGTAGTCCTCCTTCTTCTCTGAGGGAATGAGCGGGCGGGCATCCATGCGATGCCCGCCCGCTTTCGTTTAGAGTGGCCCTCCCCCATGAATGCCCCCGCGAGTGGCCCCATCCTCGGCATTGACTTCGGCACGACCAACACGGCGGCGGCGTTCTTCGACCGGCAGGGGAAGCTGAAGCTGGTGCCCGTGTCGGACAAGAACTTCATCCTCCCGTCGGTGGCCTGGTACCACGCCGCGGACAAGGCGATTGTGGGCCCGGCCGCGCGCCGGCAGATCATCGATGATCCGCGGCACACCATCTTCGGCAGCAAGCGCTTCCTCGGGCGGCGCTACCAGTCCGAGTACGTGCAGAAGCACCGCGAGCGCTTCGCCTTCAACCTGGTGGAAGGCACGGACGGCTACTGCGCGGTGAAGGTGTACAACCGGGTGACGCCGCTCAACGAGGTGGCGTACTTCATCCTCCGGCACACCCTCACGCTGGCCAACCACGCCGCGGGAGAACCCTTCTCCGAGTGCGTGCTCACCGTGCCGGCCCACGCGAGCATCCGCCAGCGCGAGGCGGTGCGCCACGCGGCCGAGCGCGCGGGCCTGAAGGTGCGCGCCATCATCAACGAGCCCACCGCCGCGGCGCTCTACTACGCCAACCTGCGCAGCCCGGAGCAGACGGTGATGGTGTTCGACCTGGGCGGCGGCACCTTCGACGCCACGCTCATGTCCGTGCAAAACCGGGTGGTGAAGGTGCTGGCCACCGGCGGAGATGCCTTCCTCGGTGGCGCCAACTTCGACGAGTGCATCGTCGAGCACCTGGCCGAGGAGTTCCACCGGCAGCACGGCGTGGACCTGCGCGGCAACAAGATCGTCATGCAGCGGCTCGTCTTCGCCGCCGAGTCCGTGAAGATCCAACTCTCCCGCGCGGAGGTGGCGGAGCTGCGCGTGCCCTGCATCACCCAGGGGCCGGACGGCGGCTTCCTGGACTTCCAGTTCCGCCTCACGCGCAAGCGGCTGGAGGAGATGACGTCGCGGCTCATCGAGCGCACCGTGTCCGCGTGTGACGAGGTGCTGGAGCGCGCGGGCCTGAAGGCGGCCCAGGTGGACGAGCTGGTGCTGGTGGGCGGCCAGACGCGCATGCCCGCCATCCGCGAGCGCCTCTCGCACTTCCGCCGCTTCTCCTCGGAGAAGGACGTGCACCCGGAGCTGGGCGTGGCGGTGGGCGCCGCCATCCTCGGCCGCAACCTGTCCCGGCCCGGCGGCACCGGCCTCATGGACGTGGTGCCCATGCCCCTCAGCGTCATGCTCCCGGGCGGCGCCACCCACGAGGTCATCTCCGCCAACACCCCCGTGCCCTGCCGCAAGTCCGTGTCCCTGGAGGCCCTGCCCCCCGGCCCCACGCCCCTGCCCGTGCTCGTCTTCGAGTCCCTGGACACCACCAGCGTGGACCGCGAAGTCCTGGGCACCCTCCAGGTGGGCCCCGAGTGGCGCCGCGGCGGCGCGCCCCGGCTCGAGCTGCACATGGGCCAGGACTTCGTCCTCCGCACCTACCTGGCCGCTGGCGACGGCAAGCCCGTCCCCGCTCCCATCGTCGATGCGAGCCCCCCAATGAGAGCGCCCCGGGCCGCGGCTTCTTGAGCCACGGCTCCGGGGCGGGATTCAACCCGGGGTGAGCACCCCGGCCCGCTCCCACGGGGGAGCGGGAGGGTGACGCGTCACTGCACCGAGAAGATCAGGTCGTCGTGGTCGTCGTACCCGCCCGTGGTGCACGAGCCCGCGGTGCCGTTGTAGCGGAAGTTGGCGCGGATGGCCTGGGTGGCACCGGCCGGCAGCGTGTACGTGGCGGTGATGGTGCGCGCCCCGGAGCCCGCCGGCTTGTACGAGCCGATGAGCGTCCACACCGGGCTGCTCGCGTTGGCCGCGTAGTACAGGTCCAGCGTGTCCGCCGTGCTGGAGTAGGCCCACACCGTGGCCGTCACCGTCACCTGCTTGCCGGCCGCCAGGTTCGTCCCGTCGTTGGTGGCCACCTTGAGGCGGTCGTTGGACTCGTCCGAGTGGTAGGTACCGGAGGTGCCATCCACGCACGTGCCGCCGATGGTGTTGGGGCGGTTCACCTCGGGGCCCAGGCCGCCACGGCCGTTGAGCAGCGTGCCCGAGTCGCAGCCCGCGCCCGACGCCGTGCACCGGGGCGCCTTGAGCGTCGCGTCGAAGGTGGCCGTGTTGATGGTGCCACCGGGGGTGCCGCTGTCCACCGGCGGAGGCGTGTTGCCCGTCGTCGCGCCCTTGGCCACTTCACCCATGAAGGACACCGCCAGCTTGGCGAACTTCACCGAGTTGGCCGCCGTGCCGCCCGTGTACGTCAGCGTGTCGCCCGCGGTGTGGATCTGCGGGTTGTCCGTGCTCATCGTCGCCTCGAAAGGCATCGTGGCCGGGTAGCCCGCGCTGTTCCACGAGGCGTGGTCCGAGCAGCCGTAGCCGCACGTGATGTTCGTCCAGGTCAGCCCCGGCTGGTACGTGGAGATGAGGCTGGTGGTGAAGCTGTTGAGCGAGGCGTTGGTGTTGTCCTGCACCATGCCGAAGTCGTAGCTGGAGCCCTTGTAGTTGGTCATGTCCAGCTGGAGCACGCCCACCACGTTCGTCCCGGCGTTCTTGAACGAGGTGGCGATGGCGTTCGAGCCGTAGAGACCCACCTCCTCGCCGGCATAGGCCATGAACTTCACGGTGCGCGCCGGCTTGTAGCCATTGGCCACGGCCACCCGGAAGGCCTCGGTGACGGAAGCCACGCCCGAGGCGTCGTCATCCGCGCCCGGCGCCGCGGCGGTGGAGCCGCTCTGGTTGATGGAGTCCAGGTGGCCGCCGATCACCACCACCTCGTTGGGGTGCGTGGTGCCCGTGATGGTGGCGATGACGGACTGCTGCAGCCAGGAGTGCGCGAAG
The sequence above is drawn from the Archangium gephyra genome and encodes:
- a CDS encoding RagB/SusD family nutrient uptake outer membrane protein; amino-acid sequence: MKNMKKVVLALCATVGLGGCGDLTVPDLNNPSLESFQETPTRTAVINASTGLLIGSRAGMTNQNGYVALTGVLGREGIVLDSADPRYVGEMLQAASLNGGSPAFGGNFWNNPYANIRNANTLLNALAKVDGVTEAEKNAIRGFAKTIQALDFLVIINTRDTHGAPIDVNRPFGADLAPIESKEKVLAHIANLLDEAYADLAAGGTAFPFPLSSGFKDFTPRTDGKVIDITVPNFSKVNRALKARVDVYRERWTEALVDLEESFITTAPGKLDLGVYHAYSTGSGDVKNTLNGPNIFANPILLLDAQRKSDDTLDERVARKVKDAENPGELPGVIEKFSKGFAAYESDSAPIPIIRNEELLLLRAEANIRLGLYEAAKTDLDIIRETSGGLDPLPETLEGEQAINELLYQRRFSLLFEGGHRWIDMRRYGKLEELKREDPPGMSFNVHPRFPIPTTEFVGRPTP
- a CDS encoding M20/M25/M40 family metallo-hydrolase — its product is MAIRKFGTVVAMLACAAPAFAEAAPKEKEVWITIGTDALEPARASFQQKGLALPAPALEKGGVAVLRVRESQLETLAAAMHDKLNRCAGFIAHDTEQQALAAVEGSTAPQSLASLVSYNINNGPSVNAMLSGVQELNIRNTINSLSTNWTTRRYNVQSGADAATWLKSQWTTIAGSRTDISVAFFAHSWLQQSVIATITGTTHPNEVVVIGGHLDSINQSGSTAAAPGADDDASGVASVTEAFRVAVANGYKPARTVKFMAYAGEEVGLYGSNAIATSFKNAGTNVVGVLQLDMTNYKGSSYDFGMVQDNTNASLNSFTTSLISTYQPGLTWTNITCGYGCSDHASWNSAGYPATMPFEATMSTDNPQIHTAGDTLTYTGGTAANSVKFAKLAVSFMGEVAKGATTGNTPPPVDSGTPGGTINTATFDATLKAPRCTASGAGCDSGTLLNGRGGLGPEVNRPNTIGGTCVDGTSGTYHSDESNDRLKVATNDGTNLAAGKQVTVTATVWAYSSTADTLDLYYAANASSPVWTLIGSYKPAGSGARTITATYTLPAGATQAIRANFRYNGTAGSCTTGGYDDHDDLIFSVQ
- a CDS encoding Hsp70 family protein — its product is MNAPASGPILGIDFGTTNTAAAFFDRQGKLKLVPVSDKNFILPSVAWYHAADKAIVGPAARRQIIDDPRHTIFGSKRFLGRRYQSEYVQKHRERFAFNLVEGTDGYCAVKVYNRVTPLNEVAYFILRHTLTLANHAAGEPFSECVLTVPAHASIRQREAVRHAAERAGLKVRAIINEPTAAALYYANLRSPEQTVMVFDLGGGTFDATLMSVQNRVVKVLATGGDAFLGGANFDECIVEHLAEEFHRQHGVDLRGNKIVMQRLVFAAESVKIQLSRAEVAELRVPCITQGPDGGFLDFQFRLTRKRLEEMTSRLIERTVSACDEVLERAGLKAAQVDELVLVGGQTRMPAIRERLSHFRRFSSEKDVHPELGVAVGAAILGRNLSRPGGTGLMDVVPMPLSVMLPGGATHEVISANTPVPCRKSVSLEALPPGPTPLPVLVFESLDTTSVDREVLGTLQVGPEWRRGGAPRLELHMGQDFVLRTYLAAGDGKPVPAPIVDASPPMRAPRAAAS
- a CDS encoding SusC/RagA family TonB-linked outer membrane protein, whose translation is MTLKQALISGCALALLSVEAKAQEQGAAAPQPAAPQPATTAAPAPAPANTRKVTGKVLDALTNDGLPLTRVIIKGTTKGVETELDGSFSLDIPQGPVTLLFSSQDHKDREVVVGANRDTVSVALDATFVEEMVVVGRASELARKHLANSVASVNNEDLNRAPASTVDQALQGKVAGANIQSNSGAPGGGMQLKLRGVSTVNGSSAVLYVVDGVLISDVAIASGVYQLTESVRGSNPSATQDNQVNRIADLNPNDIESIEVLKGASAAAIYGSKASNGVVIITTKKGKAGAPRVDVTQRVGMYSLSNTLGSRPFSSREEVVARYGESVAAQYWTGKTFNQEALLAGRRDVSYETLASVSGTSGDTRYFASAMVKDDKGIIQNTGYQKQSFRLNLGQKLGSDIEVNASANLVHTLGNRGLTNNDNTNITYYMALASTPTFVDLNANSAGVFPANPFVSSKANPLQTAALMTNDEDVWRLLGSADAVWNAYKSETQSFKVLANLGVDRFQQQNKVFSPSTLAFELPLDGLPGTSLLGSSEVLNINTGVNLVHNYKPASGAVNATTSAGFQYEQGGVDSLYVRSSGQIADQQNVSSGTQLSVRQNRQLVRDRGFYLQEEMLLMNEHLTLVGAVRGEQSSANGDPNQLFFFPKLATAYRFQPFHPAVNEFKVRLAYGETGNRPTYGQKYRSLSSINNIEGLPAILGTGVAGSPTIRPERQREFEAGVDTMLFNGNAVVELSVYQRNIYDLLLPRTIPGSTGFTTEFTNGGEMFNRGVEAMLQLTPVRTTDWEWTSNTTFTLNRSQVTSLPEGDVPIPVFGTSLGEFRLQEGASATQIVGDVVDENGKSVLKKIGDTEPDFRMGFSNTVKYRDFSLSFLLDWQQGSDVINLTRFLYDANKNSVDYTTRGAQRQKDWVAGNAAVYVEDASFLKLREVTFSYNLPASLLSKAPMVKSARLNISGRNLLTFTNYSGLDPEVSNFGNHPIARNVDVAPFPPSRSFWTSLDVGF